TCGCACGCCTAACCCGCCGCAATCCCAACCCTTACGACGGTGAGCCCTACTACAACCTCGGCCTCACCCTGCGCTATCAAGCTGATGCAATTGTGGCCACTGATACCACTCAAGCCACCAAACTGCTGGAAGCGGCCTATGCTGCACTCTATAAGTCCACCTGGAATCAAGCCTGGCAATCTGCCGCCTATCACGCGCTGGCTGAAATCGATTGCCGCCGACAGAATTGGCACAATGCTCTCGATCATCTGGACCGCTCGCTACGCGTCAACACTGACAACCTCGGTGCCCGCAATCTACGCGCACGGGTGCTGCAATGCCTCGATCGTCATGACGAAGCCGAAGCACAGGTCCTAGCCACACACAGACTTGATCCACTCGACTGGTGGGCCCGCCATTTGATGGGGCACGATTTAAGCTGCGACACAAAAACACGCTTGGACCTGGCCCATGATCACGCCCGTGCAGGCTTCCTAGACGAAGCACTTGCACTCATCGCACCGGAAACCATTGCCACATCACTTGCAAACCGTCCCGAACCCACCAGCGGCACAGGTCCGATGCTCGCCTATACCCGCGCATGGCTACAACAACAGCTCGGCTCTCCCGTATCAGCCCAACGCGAGCTCGAAACTGCACGTACGACGCCGCGCGACTACTGCTTCCCCTCTCGCATCGAAGATATCAATATACTCCAATGGGCCATCCAGCAAAACAACAAGGACGCCCATGCCCCATACTATCTAGGCAATCTCTTCTACGACCGCAAACGCCACCACGATGCCATCGCCAACTGGGAACTCGCCACGCAAATCGACCCTAACGGCAACCCCACAGTCTGGCGCAACTTGGGAATCGCTTATTACAACGTACTCGAAGCACATGAATCAGCACGTGATGCATACGAACGCGCTTACGAGTTAACCCTCAGCGCGGGCGAAAGAGACGCCCGTCTACTCTTCGAGCGCGACCTCTTATGGAAGCGCCTAGGGCGGCCCAGTTCCCAACGTCTAGCCGCGCTGAAAAAACACCTACCTGAAGTCCAGAGCCGAGACGACTTGTCCGTTGAATATCTGGATCTACTCAATCAAGAAGGACGCCACCAAGACGCGCTAGCCTATCTCAACTCACGCAACTTTCAACCTTGGGAAGGCGGCGAAGGCCTGGCACGCAGTCAACACGTTCGCACGCACCTGGCACTCGGGCGCAAAGCACTCACTGCAGGAGATGCCCACACCGCGCGTCAATACTTTGAAGCCGCACTGGAATCGCCCCGCAATCTAGGTGAATCCAAGCACCTACTCGCCAATCAAAGCAACACCTACTACTGGCTGGGATGCGCCCTCGAAGCTCAAGCCGGCGAGGCCAACCTGAGCCGCGCTCGCGAGTTATGGACGGCCGCGTCTAATTTCCAAGGCGACTTTCTAGAACGCGCCGTGCAGAGCTATTCCGAAATGACCTATTATTCAGCACTGTCACTAGATAAACTCGGCCAGCATGATAAAGCGCAACAATTATTCACTCAGTTAAAAGCACATGCCAAACGTCTGTTTAATCAGGAAGCTAAAGTTTACTATTTCGCTACGTCCCTGCCAGCTCGTCTGCTTTTTGAGAATCTTCAACGCCGCCAGGAAACCACCGCTCTGCTCATTGAAGCTCAAGCTGAACTGGGGCTCGGAAATACTCACAGCGCACGCAAACTGCTAGAAGCTGTGCTCGCGAGGGACCCCGCACGGGCCCTCGCCAAAGACTTGCTATCCGGGCTAGAGCCAAATTCAGAGCAAAGCTGAGCACCGACGTAATAGTTCACAACGCTAATACCTGAACTGATAGCTTAAGAAAAAGCGAGAGTCCCCGCGCTCGGTCAGGCGGGCATCCTCACCGGCGACTGCGAATGAGGCAGTTACATTCATGTTCTTAAGCAGCCCTACCTGAGCCTGTAGACCGTAGTCCCAGATGCGTGCATTGCCGCCGCGTTCGAAATCGCTCCATCCAGCCTCAATGAAAGTTGAGGCCGCCACTTGGTCCACCCACTTGCCGAAGAGGCCTAGATGATCACCTGCGATTGGTCTAAAGTGTAAGAACTGGAGTGCATAGAATCCATTGTCCCCACTCACTTCGCTGGACTGATACGCACGTAAGGCATTCGCACCACCAATGGCGAAGTTATCGCTCCCGGCGAGCTCATCACTGGTGATTTGCCAGGAGAGTTGCGTCTCGGTGGACCATCCTTCGAGTGCGCTGATAAACGGCCCCAGTTGTTGAACGCGCGCATAGTTCAAAATGTAATGCGTGGTCTGGGCTTCGCCTGTTGCGGAATTATAGAACTGTCGAAAATTTTGATCCGAGTTATTATCAGTCAGTCCTGCAAAACTAAAGACGACCCCCACTACGAACTGATTCGACGCGGTTGCCTCCTGAATGTTAAAGGTGTTATTGAGTGAGAGTTGAACCGAATCAAACTCAGCTCCCCCCACAACAACAGAGCCAAACAAACTCTCACGCTCAAATTGTTTATACGCACCCAGTGCACTGAAATTCCACTGCACACTTTGGTGGCTCCAAACGGGTAGCTCATACTTTAAAGTAGATTGCATGGTGGTGCTGGCCGAACCGATACCTGGAATCGTGCTCGAAGCTGTATCCGAGTAATTGAAACTCGCCGTCAGTTTGTGCCCCCAACGGTTGGGTATCGTGTAGGTAACTACGTAGTTTTCAAACTCGTTCATCCGAGTGCCCACAGTGGCATTGGCCGAAAGTTGGTGGTCTTCAAAGGGAAGATTGCCGAGACTGCCACCGATGAAAAAACGGTCCTCGCCGGAGGACTCGCTGGCGTGGTTGTTGTAGCCAGCCTGCACCGTCCAGGGGCGCTGTTCATCGATCTGAATATTGGCAAAGGTTTCCCCCATGTTCTGGCCCGGCTCAAAGACAACCCGCGCGGTGCGGAAGGGGTTTTGGTTGATCGCCTTAACCTTTTTATCGAATGCCTCTTGCGACAAGATCGGTTCCGCGAGCAATGGATTGAGCTGCTTCTCAAGACGGGCTTCATCACTCCAGCGTGAATGATCGGCACTGTAATTCCCCTCCTCGTCGGCAAACTGGGTCGTGTAACCGGCGAGCCGGAACTCGTTGATCTGCACCTTCAGGGAACCATTGTGGATCTCTTGCGGGGGCACGACCACAGACATCAGCGGATAGCCATTCGCTTTATAGGCATCGCTAATGTCCTGCTGGATGAAACGGATATCGCCCAGTGTCAGCGGAAGGTCGCGGTAAACGGCCAGCGCCTCGTCGAGGCTGACATACAGGGCCGCCCGATTTGCAGCCGCTCGCGACTCGCCGCGGATTTGGATAAATTCACTCAATGCCTGTCCTCCGCTGGTGCCGACGATCTCAATTTCCAAGCGCGCGACAGCAGGCATGATCTGCGCGCTATCGTTGGCGCCCGGCGCATTGATCATACTCGGAAAGTCGATCAACACCTCACCGGACTCCGACTCTACGACGGGAGCTTGGTATTGCTCGATCACTGATTGCGGCCCGACGACGGTGGCCTGTTGAGCGGATACCGAAAGGACGCAGACATTTAGCGTGCATGCACACATCAATAAGTAATTAGGAAATGGCTTCATTGTAGGATAAGTTGATTGAAGGATGCGGTAGGATTTCGGGAGCTCGATCATCCCCCCACTCCTGTCTCACTGAACGCGACGAGCTTGGCTTTTTCGTGCTGGATCGACTCTTCATACTGCGCGATTTGCTCGGCTTTTGAATCGTTGATGGCTTCGGCACGCGCGGCTTCTTGGTCAATTGCGGCCTCCATGTAGAGATCCAGAGTCATTTCATTAAGGGCCGCCGAGCGCTGCCTTTCGATCTCACTGGGGCTGAGTGTCATAGCCAGTTCAGCTTGGGTTTCATCCTTGCGCCTTTCCGCTACCAAGACGGAGCGAACCGTTTCCAGTTGCGCATCGCGGGCCTGGACGGCGGCTTGCCGGTCTTTTTCCAGTCCGACCAGTGCGCCGCCGAGTTCGAGCAGTTGGTCTTTGCGTACTTGTGCGAGCCTTGCCTGCTCCGCTGCAGCATCTTCACCGCCGCCACCTCCTGTGTATGCATTAATGGCACCGCTGAAGCCTGCTTCGAGCACTTTGCCAACATTGGAAACGGTTTCGACGCCAAACTCAGCGGGATTAGTCATCAGCTTGATATATTGATCGGCCATCGCGTCGACCGCGTCATCGGGACTCCCCAGCAATGCGCCAAAGTCACCATTGGCAAGATTCGCGGCCATTCCTCCGGGATCGATTCCATACTGCACCGCCAATTCACCGAGCGCCTCCCCGACAAAGGCTTGAACGCCAGGGATATCACCGATGCCGTATTTATCGTATTTCTCAAAGAGGGCCATCGTCACGAGCTGCATACTGGTGTCATCCATCGCCTCTTGTGCGGCCAAGTTCGGGTCCATGCCCTGTTCGATCAATGCTTGCTTGGCATTGGCCATCGTTTGCATGGCCTCCTGTAACTCCAGTTGCTGGGTCACGGGCAAGCTAGCGAGCGCGGGATTCGAAAATCTGGGAAGGATACCGTAGCGTTGCATCTCCGACTTAATAGCAACATCCGCCACCTCATCAAAGGCGATGGGCTGATCGATATCTGCCAGACCGCGCTGGGTCGTGCCGGAGTTATCCAACTGATCTGCAAGCGCCCCGCGGATGTCACGCTCCGGGCCAAACAAGCCCGTGACCGCACCCAGCGCATCCATGGCTGCGTCGAGGCGATCGGCGGCGCTGGCAAGATCACGAATCGGCGCCGAGGTGCTAGGTAGCAAGTCTCGGTCTGGGATATTGAGCGTCGTCATGTCCATCGAAGCGATGTCTTCGCTGCTCAACTGCATCTTATTGAGCGCATTCTCTTGTGAACTGGCGACCGAGAACATTCGATCATTCGCCTGCTTCAACTTATCCAGCTCTGCGACGCGCTGGTTTTGTTCTTCATTCAGTGCGTTCCATTCGGCGACCTGAGTATCAAACTTGGCATTCTCTGCGTCCAGTTTGTCTAACTGCTGCGTCGAGAGTTCCACCTCTGTTTGCCTTCTAAAGTCAGCGACACTCATGCCTTCGTATTTACTTTTAACAACTTCTTGGTAATCAACCAACTCTGCTTTCAAACTCGCGAGGTTCTCTTCTCTGTTCTCAAGCTTCTGACGAGCGATTTGTTCGCCTTCGGCACGGGCGGCTTCAAGACTGGCGAGTGCCTCGTTTGCTTGAGCTTTGGCCGAGGCGGTCGCCGTTTGCAGGCTCAAGATACTCGCCTCTGCCTCGTCATATTGCGCCTGCAGTGTCTGCGCGCGCTCGATCTTAGCCTGATTTTCTGCAAGGCGTGCCTCTGCCTCGCCTTTCTCTGCCAGCATCTTCTTGAGCGCGGCCTTGAGCTCAAGCTCCTTAGACAACACCGCTTCAGACTCGGCCAACATCGCTTGGTATTGAGCGACCTCGGCACCGCGCCCGAGGCGAGTCGCTTCGGCAATTTTGTCCTTCAAGCCGGCAATGCTCTGTTTAGCGACTTCAACCATTCGGAGATTTTCTTCGAGCTGTGAAATGGCCTCGTCTGTGCCAGCCAGTTGTTCGCGCAAGGTCGCCGACATGGCATTGGCAACGGCCGCGTCACTTTGGGCGACCTTTAGGTTTTGCGCCAGTTCTTTGAACTCGCGAGTCGCCGCGCGTAGCCCGATGGCATAGCCTTCGTAATTAGCGTAGGCAGCCTGTGCCGTTTCGGCGGCAGCAAGATAATTGGCCACTTCTGGATCCCGTGGATCGAGACGACGTATGGCTGGATTGATGCTTGGAACGGGAAGCCCAGCGGTGAGACTTGATGTCAGTGCCTGGTAGTCGACTGGCGTTATTTTGCTCGCCGCGGCCTCCGCCAACTGATGCAGCTCTGCCTGTTGCGCAGCACGTGCTTCCGCCGCTTGTGCACGAAGCACTTCTGCGGGCACCACATCGACAATTTCTTCCAGTAATGGCAATATACTACCAGTCGCTTGGAGATCCGGATCAATTTGATAATTGTCGGCATCGGTCCCGCTCAATTCGAATCCACTCACCGTTACAGGCTTATCCGTCGCGACATCGGGATCCAGAAACTCAGCAGCAGCGTTGGTGGTGACCAAATCGACAGCATCGCCTGGGATAAAGCCATCGAGTGTGCCACCGCTGACCGTTCCCGCAGTAGTGCCGTCGAAGAATTTATCAGCAATCTCGATGCCGAAGATATCGAGTATTTTACGCGCAATGGTAACGGTGACGTAATCTGGCTGAAGCACTGAGTAGTTGCTGGCATCCGCACCCGTCAAGGCATAGCCTGAAGCCGTCACGTCCTTATCCACTCCGGCATCCTTGGTCGCCATGATCCCCTGTGCATTGCTGGTGTTCAGGCTGACGGCATCATTGAGTAGAACGCCGTCCAAGCTTCCACCTGTCAGCGCAACGTCGAGCGTGGCGTCGTATTCGCGATCCACAGCATCGACGCCGAGGATGTTAACCTGCTTCGGTGTCACGTCTGCGGTCAGATCAAAAGGCAGCGATTGTGTATAATTATCTGCGTCCACTCCCGTTAGGCCATAGCCACTGAGCGATACTGCTTTATCAGACGCCGCATGCTTGTTTTCGAAATGACCAGCAATGCGATCCAGATCGAAAGCGATATCATCCCCTGCAACGGTGTTGCCCAAAGAGGCAGTTCCAGTGAGTTCGGCAACGGTCGTGCCATCATAAATACGGCTCAATGCGCCGATCCCGCTAACTGAAAGAACGCGCGGAATGATGTCGGCAAACAAGCTGGGAAGAACAAAGCTATAGTTGCCTGCATCCACACCTGAAAGGCTAAGACCTGCGATCATCACCTCACGGTTTTCTCCGACATTCTTATCGGCAAAAGTCGCCGAGGGTGCGCCGGCAATCGTCACTTGATCCGTGCCGAGTGGCGTAATTTGAAGCGTGCCGCTAAGCGGTGCCACATTGCTTCCATCGTAAGTCTTATCATTCGCGGTCACGCCGAATAAAGTCAGCACGGCTTGACTGATACTCGCCGTCAGGGTCGTCGGAGTGATTAAGTTGTAATTGGCCGCATCCGCGCCGCTGAGGGTGTATCCGGTGATGGCGACGGGCTTATCTTCGCCGACGTTTTTATTATCAAATGTCGCCGCAAGGCTACCGCCGAGCAACACCGTATCGCCGCTCAGTGCGCTCACGCTACCGGAGTTGGTGATCGTGGCGGTGTCAGTGGCATCATAGACCTTATTGCTAATCTGAGTGCCAGTGATCGCAAGGTTTGCGGGCGTGACATCGGCAGTCAAATCCGTCGGCAGCACCAGCGTGTAGTTCCCCGCGTCGGCTCCTGCGAGGCTGGCCCCCACTAGCGTTAAAGGCTTGTTCAGCTCGGCATTCTTGTTGGCAAACAAGCCGCTCAAGTCGCCGGTCAAACTTACATCTTCCGAAGCATCGAACACACCGGCCAGCGAGCCAAACTCCAGATTTCCAGTGCCGGCGATTTCGGCAGTCATGGTTGTGTCGTAAATACGATCCACGCCGCTCAAACCGCTAATACCGACGTTGGCTGGCGTGATACTAGCCAATAATGTCGGCGCGAGCAGATTGTAATTGAGTGCATCGGTGCTGCTAAGGCTGAGACCATTGACACGCACCGTTTTTTCGATGCCGACGTTCTTATCATCAAAGGCACCCGAGCGGCTAGACTCGTCGAGCATAACCGAGTCTGTGCCAATGATGCCTTGTAAGCTTCCGTTACCGCTGATCGTGGCAACATCCGTGCGGTCATAGACTTTATCCTGCGCCGCAAGACCATCAACCGTGAGGTCCTTTTTGAAGATCGTTGCAGTAATGCCCACTGGAGTTGCGGCGGTATAATTGTCGGCATCCGCGCCGGAAAGCGTCACACCTGAGAGTGCTATCGCTTTGTTCTCACCAGCGTTCTTATCGGCAAAGGTCACGTCGATATTGCCAACGTCCACTGCGAGGTCATCCCCAGCAATGGCGCCGCCAAAAGTGCCAGTGCCGGAGATTTCGCCGATAGTCGTGCCGTCGTAAATCTTATCGGCAATGGTCAAGCCAGACACTGTGATCCCTCGACGGGCGATTTCGCCAAGTAAACCCATGGGCTGACTTAAATCATAGTTCAGTGCGTCTACCCCACCCAACCCGAAGAGCCCGGAGATTGTGATCGGTTTATTTGCGCCCGCGTTTTTATCGGCATAGGTGGCCGACACCGCACTGTCATCGATACTAACCACATCGCTGCCGATCACCGCATCCAGTCCATTATGAGTCAGTGGCGCGTTGACGGTTTGATCGTAAATTTTGTCACCATTCAGCCCGACGATTTGTAAGGAGGCCTTTGAGATGGTAGCAGTCAATCCTGTGGGCTGTGCCACCAGATAGTTGCCAGCGTCGCTTCCGCTGGCGGTATAGCCTTGTGCCGTGACGGCGCGATCGACACCAGCATGCTTATCGGCGAGCTCACCGCGCGCGGATGAACTATCGATCGTCACGTTGTCACTCAGTAAGATGCCATCCAACGAACCACCGGCTAAATCTACACTAGTATCACCATTGTAGATACGATCCGCGGCAATCACCCCAGTCACGGTCAAAGTCGCGGGTGTGATATCCGCAACAAAGCCTACAGCTGAATCCGCAGTGTAATTGAACGCATCCGCCCCACTGAGTGTGATTCCGGATATAATAAATGACTTAGCGCCCCCGACATTCTTATCGGCAAAAACATAATCGAACCCACTGCCATCAATGACCACAGTATCTCCACCTAAAATACCGCCAAAAATAGCCGTTCCCGTGCCTGTCGCAGCTGTCGTGGCATCGTAAATCTTATCATCTGGGGTGAGCCCCGTAATGGTGATTGGTCTTGGGGTGATGTCGGCAGTCAAGCCAGCGGGTTGCTGCACCTGATAGTTACCCGCATCGGCACCTCCGAGAGTGAAGCCACTCACAGCAACCAGTTTATCGTTCTGCACATTTTTATTCGCAAATTCAGCGGTTCCTACGTCCTGAATAATTACTTCATCCGCACCGATTGGGCTCACGCTTGCGGTGCCAAGCAAGGTGACATCTGTAGTGGCATCATAAATACGGTCTACGGCAGTGACGCCAGTGACGACCAATTCGGCCGGAGTCACATCTGCAGTCAGGTTCGTCGGCAGGACCAAATTATAATTACCCGCGTCCCCGCCAGTGAGACTGACACCGGATACCGAAACCGCCTTGGCAGTGCCCACGTTTTTATTGTCAAAACGACCGACGGCGCTGCCGGTAAGATCGACGTTGTCGCCACTGATCGGACTAACTTTGGCTGTGCCCGATAGGGTGGCATCCGTCGTCGTATCGTAAACCCGGCTTTCCGCAATCAAACCCGTGAGGTCGAGATCGAGCTGAAAAATTTCAGCCACCAAATTTGTTCCCGCCGCCAAGACATAGTTGAATGCATCCGATCCTGTCAGGGAAAGACCACTAACCGAAACAGCCTTGTCCGCTCCGACATTCTTATCGGCATAGCTGCCGACAGCTGTGCCTGAGAGAGCAACAACATCACTGCCCAGAGCGGTAACCGCGGCAGTGCCCTCTAAGGTAGCTGCGATCGTGCGGTCATAGGTCTTATCCGCTGCAGTGATTCCTTCGAGCTCGAGCGTCGCTGGAGTGACGTTGGCAGTCACATCCGTTGGCAGCACCAGATTGTAATTCCCCGCACTCGTTCCACTGAGTGAGAATCCGGAAAAGCTCATGGCCTTATCGTCGGCGACATTCTTATCTGCAAACGCTGCCGTTGCAGTGAGCCCGCCGACCACTGCGACGTCGTCACCTGTAAGCGCATTGATCGAAGCCGTTCCGGTAAATAATGCATTCGTAGTGGCATCATAGATACGATCCACGCCCATAAGGCCGGAGAGCAGCAAGTCACGCGCGGTGATGGTCAGTAGCCCCGTGCCAGTGGGATTGAAGAGGTAGTTATGATCGAAGCCCCCCGTCGCCGTCAGGGCGTAGCCACCAACATTAGAGCGCTCGACTGCTGCCGTGGCTACCGTCATCGGCGTGTCCAGATCACTGATACTATCGCCAGTAACAAAGCCAGTATAGTCGATGGTGAATACGGGATTGGCTTCCCCGTAGGTTTTGGTGAAATCGTCCGGGCGCACGTTAAGCGTCGCCTTGTTGACCGTAAGGTCGCCGGGTGCGCCCGTAGTCACCGCTAGGCCATAAAGACTGCCGCTGTTGACCGTTGATTTGGCGGTCGCGGTCAGGCCGCCGGTATAGATGCCTGCATTGGCAAAACCACCGGCGGAGGTCGGAACCGATGCCGCGAGACCGAAGTCGACTAAGTTCGTTAAAGCACCTTCCGTAATCCCGAAGGTGGCTAAGTCGATCGCATTGCCGACGAGCGTCGCGCTATCAAGAGTCAGGTTGGCAGTCAGCGTATCGCCATAGATGATCGTATCGTTCCCCAAGTTGACGACAACCGTTGGCTGCACGCTATAGACGAATCCGCTGCCGGCAGGCATCCCACTGGGACGTGGGTCATTCACATCAAAGCTCGTATTGTATTGCACGAAGTCGCGTCCCGTCGTGGAGAGGTCGGCGAGCAGGTTACCCGCGTCGGGAGCACCGGTGTGATCCGGCGTGTTGGCATAGACGAGGAAGCTGCCGGGCGTCGTGGCATCGAAGATAAAGGGAGACGCACTGCCCGAACGATTCTCAAAGGAATCGCCTGCGCTGATCAAAAGGTCGCCGGTGCCAAGGGTGAGTTTTACACTCTGATTCAAGGCATCGCGTCCGATGACTACCGCGGAGTCGCCCGCATCGCGATAGCTTGAATTCGCACGCGCGTCGTTGGCGATCAGTGTCAGGTCGCCGTTATCGGTATTGATACTGGCATTGACGAGAATGTTGCGGCCCGCGTTAAGGCTGAGCGAGCCGCCATCGCCATCTGGATTATCAGTGAGGAGGGCTTCGTTAATAGTGATATCATTATTCGCCTGCAGTGTGATGTCGGTGCCGAGGCTCAGCGATTGGGTGAGCGCCGCGGCGGCGATACCAATCGAATCACCAGGGCGATTGCTAAAGGTATTGAGGCCCGTGTAGTCGAACGGCCCTTTAACTAGCAGTGCCTGACGATTAAACTCGGCGCTTGTTAGCATCGGGACGACCAGAGTGTCATCGGAGAGATCGATCTCCACGCCGCGAATTGAAATATTTGGCGTAAAGGTAGAGACCAAATTCACAGCACCGTCCTGCCATCCGGATTGGCGCTCAAAAAATGAGAATGCCCCCGAACCGCCCGTGCCGTATACCACAACCGTGTCATCATCTACCGCGACACGACCGCCCCAACCACTAATACGAGTATCCGTTAAACGGGCGGTAGGTGCCGTCGCGGAGGCCCAATCACTGGTGCGCTCAAAGACGTAAACTGATTCCGTATTGGTGCCGCCAGTATCCGAGCCCACAACAATCGTATCCCCCGAGAGATCGAACACCGAACCGAAACTGACATCTGATAAAACACTCGGCATCAGCTCCGTGCGAACCGGGGTCTGCGACCAATCATTGGCAGTGTTTTCAAACACAACCAGCGGATCGAAATGCTCAGAGGCGCTCAGGTTGTAACTGCTCTGCGGCGAATACACTGCGATGGTGTCGCCATCCATTTGGATGCGATTATTGTAATCTCCGGCTCCCATGGGCCGCGTTTCAAAACTGTAGCTAGGGCCCCCGTTAATAGTGGTTTGCCAATCCCCCACTGTATTTTCCCAAACAAGCAAATCGGTGCTCCCATCATAGTCGCGGGCAATCACACTGAGCGCATGACCACTCACCGCAATATCGGAAAAGTCCCCCAAAGCGTCGCGAGCGATCCATGCGGTGCGATTTGCGGTGCCATTCATCCATGCTGAACCTCGCTCGAAGATATGTGCCAGTGGCACCGTGGAATTATTAATAAAATCAGAGCTACGGTAATTTAGAACTGCCAGCGTATCGCCACTCAAATCGATCCGAGAACCGAAGTTTGAGGTGCTGCTCATATTACTCTCGACCACCGCTGCGAGTGCGTCGTTTTCATAGATGTAGACGTAGCCGTAATTGTCCTGATACAGGACATTCCCAAGCCCCGAGTCGGCAATGGCGATGGTATTGCCGTCGACGGCAACATCTGTGCCGAAAGTGCTCCCCGTCTCCACGGCTGCAGGGCCGATCGGGTTGCCGACCAAGACCGTGCCCCCTGTCCCCCAGCTATTTAAGCTTTCGAGCAAGCGAACCGATCCGGTGCCTGCCTGGCTGGTCGACCCGGTCGGACTACCATTGGGATCACCGACTGCAGCAAAGTCGCCACTGATCGCCACGCTCTGTCCAAAGGTCGAACTCGCATCAAATACTTCGTAGATTTGGCCCCCACCGAGATCAGTAACGGATACACGATTCAGCGTCTGCCCCGTCGTAGTGTTTAAATAATTGCCTTGCCCGACAATGATGCGGTCACCCTCCACATCCAATGACTGGATGGTGCCGGAACCGTTCCCGAAGCTCAGTGTGTTATTCGGCCCTCCGACGTGTTGAGTGTATCGCACAGCAGTTCGAGGGTAACTACCAGTCACGATCAGAACTTCGCCAGATGCGTAAAACTCCTGAAGTGGGATGAACGAGCCAAAACTTCCCAACCCGTTATGATTCCCCGTGATAATATTTTGGTAATGATAAGAACTGTTATAGGATGCGCTACTCGCGCTCCAGCCAGCGTAAATCCAACCGTCGGATGCCGCGAGCCCTGTCCCATAGCCGCCACCAGCCAGCGCGGTGGTGTCGATTCCGGGAATGGCATCGGGCGTTTGCTTGAAACTTCCGCCTGCTGAGTTCACCCAATAAACGGCCCCCATATCGACGACCCCGTTATGATCATGGGAAGGGGCTGCGACGTAAAATTGCCCCCCATCGGCCGCAAGATGTGTCCCAAAACTGGTATCATTCGCTTGAGGATTCAGAAAGGTCGCCGTCAGGTTGCTCGATCCATTGGTCCAACCGCTGCCCTCAGTATAGATATGCAGGGCACCTTGCCCGCCTAAGCCGTTACTTTGTAAACTCATCACCCCAACAATGCCATTCGTCAGAGCCACCTGAGTCCCGAAATCAATGGCGTTGGAGCCGGCAGCAGTCAAACGAGCCGCAATGCTACCATTTTCATAAACATAAGCCGCCTGGGAGCCCGGAGCCCCGACCAGGAGTGTCGTGCCCTCCAGATCGACCGCGCTGCCGAAATTAGCCCCGCCGTCGCGATCTGTGGGGTAGCCTCCTTCGTCGGACTCCACGATCCGTTGAAACTCCGAAAATGAATCGGTGACCGTGCCGATCGTGATGTTCTTCGGATCGAGCAGCCATTGCCCGTTCGCGCCATAAGCAGCACGGGCACTGGCATCGACGGTGCCATCGACACCGAGACCTTCAAGCCCGGACGTTTCGACCAGGCCGCCATCGCCACCATTCATACCACCACGCGCAAAGATCGATCCGGCAAATTGAGTGACGCCGTCCGACCAGGCGACGACTGTGCCGCCCTT
The nucleotide sequence above comes from Coraliomargarita algicola. Encoded proteins:
- a CDS encoding ShlB/FhaC/HecB family hemolysin secretion/activation protein, encoding MKPFPNYLLMCACTLNVCVLSVSAQQATVVGPQSVIEQYQAPVVESESGEVLIDFPSMINAPGANDSAQIMPAVARLEIEIVGTSGGQALSEFIQIRGESRAAANRAALYVSLDEALAVYRDLPLTLGDIRFIQQDISDAYKANGYPLMSVVVPPQEIHNGSLKVQINEFRLAGYTTQFADEEGNYSADHSRWSDEARLEKQLNPLLAEPILSQEAFDKKVKAINQNPFRTARVVFEPGQNMGETFANIQIDEQRPWTVQAGYNNHASESSGEDRFFIGGSLGNLPFEDHQLSANATVGTRMNEFENYVVTYTIPNRWGHKLTASFNYSDTASSTIPGIGSASTTMQSTLKYELPVWSHQSVQWNFSALGAYKQFERESLFGSVVVGGAEFDSVQLSLNNTFNIQEATASNQFVVGVVFSFAGLTDNNSDQNFRQFYNSATGEAQTTHYILNYARVQQLGPFISALEGWSTETQLSWQITSDELAGSDNFAIGGANALRAYQSSEVSGDNGFYALQFLHFRPIAGDHLGLFGKWVDQVAASTFIEAGWSDFERGGNARIWDYGLQAQVGLLKNMNVTASFAVAGEDARLTERGDSRFFLSYQFRY
- a CDS encoding DUF5107 domain-containing protein, whose amino-acid sequence is MLKTTTPPSSASIHNTASAGVSIRRESTVIPTYAPFPADKNPMFLEKRVYQGSSGRVYPLPCVERFEETKSDRAYDTITIENEYIEVTILPELGGRIHGARDKTNDYDFVYRNGVIKPALIALSGSWISGGIEFNWPQHHRPSTFMPCDVEIEEHADGSKTVWMSEHDPLNRMKGMHGICLYPDRAVIELKVRAHNRTPFVQTFLWWANVAVTANEGYQSFLPTDVTHVADHAKGSTSTFPLCTDVYYGIDYAQRAQEGVPIADRPPQFVPPSCIDDPKDIPPQLAEIAQAGGYAANDLSWYSNIPVPTSYMCLGTQEDFFGGYDHLRGAGIVHVANHHISPGKKQWVWGNHNFGYAWDRNLCDDEVPYVELMAGVYTDNQPDFSFLQPGETKTWSQFWYPIQDIGPAQKASTEAALSLIQRNNKAQLGAMTTRPRSHAVVQLTNTESGKVYYSANVELAPNAPHLAQLDVPPHTPLTSLKLSIITSEGHELLAYQPAQPPANEPEAATEPPNPSEIESIEELYITGQHLAQYRHPTRMPEPYWEEALRRDPSDARTNNAVGLLCLTNGEFDKAEQHFRTAIARLTRRNPNPYDGEPYYNLGLTLRYQADAIVATDTTQATKLLEAAYAALYKSTWNQAWQSAAYHALAEIDCRRQNWHNALDHLDRSLRVNTDNLGARNLRARVLQCLDRHDEAEAQVLATHRLDPLDWWARHLMGHDLSCDTKTRLDLAHDHARAGFLDEALALIAPETIATSLANRPEPTSGTGPMLAYTRAWLQQQLGSPVSAQRELETARTTPRDYCFPSRIEDINILQWAIQQNNKDAHAPYYLGNLFYDRKRHHDAIANWELATQIDPNGNPTVWRNLGIAYYNVLEAHESARDAYERAYELTLSAGERDARLLFERDLLWKRLGRPSSQRLAALKKHLPEVQSRDDLSVEYLDLLNQEGRHQDALAYLNSRNFQPWEGGEGLARSQHVRTHLALGRKALTAGDAHTARQYFEAALESPRNLGESKHLLANQSNTYYWLGCALEAQAGEANLSRARELWTAASNFQGDFLERAVQSYSEMTYYSALSLDKLGQHDKAQQLFTQLKAHAKRLFNQEAKVYYFATSLPARLLFENLQRRQETTALLIEAQAELGLGNTHSARKLLEAVLARDPARALAKDLLSGLEPNSEQS